A region of Planococcus sp. MSAK28401 DNA encodes the following proteins:
- the hxlA gene encoding 3-hexulose-6-phosphate synthase, translating to MKLQLALDLVDIPQAIELIKEVEGSIDIVELGTPVINKEGLKAVREVKEAFPHLEVLADVKIMDAAAYEVGNAAAAGADIVTILAQAEDSSIKGAVEEAKKLGKKILVDMIAVKDIETRAAELDVLGADYICVHTGYDLQAEGKDSFADLRTIKSVVKNAQTAIAGGIKLETLPEVIKAQPDLIIVGGGITSKDDKQSEAAKIKALMNESVTV from the coding sequence ATGAAATTACAACTAGCATTGGATTTAGTAGATATTCCACAAGCCATCGAATTGATCAAAGAAGTTGAAGGGTCGATCGATATCGTGGAACTGGGCACACCAGTCATTAATAAAGAAGGATTGAAAGCCGTACGCGAAGTGAAAGAGGCGTTTCCGCACTTGGAAGTATTGGCAGATGTGAAAATCATGGATGCGGCGGCTTATGAAGTCGGCAATGCTGCGGCTGCTGGAGCGGACATCGTGACGATTCTTGCGCAGGCGGAAGATTCGTCGATTAAAGGCGCGGTGGAAGAAGCGAAGAAACTTGGCAAGAAGATCCTGGTCGATATGATTGCTGTGAAAGACATCGAAACACGTGCCGCTGAACTGGACGTGCTGGGAGCGGATTATATTTGCGTCCACACGGGCTATGATTTGCAGGCAGAAGGCAAAGATTCATTCGCAGACTTGCGCACCATCAAAAGCGTCGTGAAAAATGCGCAAACGGCGATTGCTGGGGGCATTAAACTTGAAACTTTGCCGGAAGTGATCAAAGCGCAGCCGGATTTGATTATCGTCGGGGGCGGCATCACGTCTAAAGACGATAAGCAATCAGAAGCGGCGAAAATCAAAGCGCTGATGAACGAAAGTGTGACGGTTTAA
- a CDS encoding Cof-type HAD-IIB family hydrolase codes for MYKMIAIDLDGTLLNDELTVTEDTMAAIRQSMELGVVVTIATGRMYPSAQRIALELGLDAPMITYQGAMIKSAMSGEVLRERVVPFEIAQKCIHLAAEKQMHIQVYQDDVLYSAVDNEQVRAYSEEVGVGYEIEPDLLKLAKNGFMKLLFIDEPEALAPVQKELQTMLGDEACIEKSKLRYLEVTHPEANKGSALNFLAEELGIDRSQVIGIGDNHNDADLVKAAGFGIAMGNAVDELKELADYISLSNNEEGVLHVLNKFILEPRTASVDSAQ; via the coding sequence ATGTATAAAATGATCGCAATTGATTTAGATGGAACATTACTGAACGATGAGTTGACGGTGACAGAGGATACGATGGCAGCAATTCGGCAATCGATGGAACTTGGGGTGGTGGTGACGATTGCGACGGGAAGAATGTATCCGTCCGCACAGCGCATTGCCTTGGAGTTGGGCCTCGATGCACCAATGATCACGTACCAAGGGGCGATGATCAAATCGGCGATGAGCGGAGAAGTGCTGCGTGAGCGCGTCGTGCCGTTCGAGATCGCGCAAAAATGCATTCATTTGGCAGCGGAGAAGCAAATGCATATCCAAGTGTATCAAGACGATGTGCTCTACAGCGCCGTTGATAACGAACAAGTCAGAGCGTATTCCGAAGAAGTCGGCGTCGGCTATGAAATCGAACCGGATCTCCTTAAGCTCGCGAAAAACGGCTTCATGAAATTGCTGTTTATCGACGAACCGGAAGCACTCGCGCCGGTGCAGAAAGAATTGCAGACCATGCTCGGCGATGAAGCGTGCATCGAGAAATCCAAATTGCGCTACCTCGAAGTGACACATCCGGAAGCGAATAAAGGCAGCGCCTTGAACTTCTTGGCCGAAGAGCTCGGCATCGACCGCTCACAAGTCATCGGCATCGGCGACAACCATAACGATGCGGACCTCGTAAAAGCAGCCGGATTTGGCATCGCCATGGGCAATGCCGTCGACGAATTAAAAGAGCTCGCGGACTACATCAGTTTGTCGAACAACGAAGAAGGCGTGCTGCATGTACTCAATAAATTCATTTTGGAACCGCGGACAGCATCGGTTGATTCGGCACAGTGA
- the hxlB gene encoding 6-phospho-3-hexuloisomerase, which produces MNEISAELAHTVGQVSDAEASRLVTAMGQADKIFVAGGGRSGFMAKAFVMRMVHMGLNAYVVGETVTPSLEEEDLFIVGSGSGETGSLLAMTEKAKTIGATVAAVTTNPASSIGKLADLHLTIPAQAKAEGASGKSIQPMGSLFEQSLLVVYDALVLAYMEQQDITADAMFGTHANLE; this is translated from the coding sequence ATGAATGAAATTTCAGCCGAACTTGCGCATACAGTCGGGCAAGTGAGTGATGCGGAAGCTTCCCGGTTGGTTACTGCGATGGGGCAAGCCGACAAGATTTTCGTCGCAGGCGGCGGTCGCTCGGGGTTCATGGCAAAAGCGTTCGTCATGCGCATGGTGCATATGGGCTTGAACGCCTATGTCGTCGGCGAAACGGTGACCCCGAGTTTGGAGGAAGAGGATTTGTTCATCGTCGGCTCGGGCTCCGGCGAAACGGGCAGTTTGCTTGCGATGACGGAGAAAGCCAAAACAATCGGCGCAACGGTCGCGGCCGTGACAACTAATCCGGCATCGTCGATCGGCAAGCTTGCCGATCTTCACCTCACCATTCCGGCGCAAGCCAAAGCGGAAGGCGCGAGCGGCAAATCCATCCAACCAATGGGTTCGTTGTTCGAGCAATCGCTATTGGTGGTGTACGACGCGCTCGTCTTGGCGTATATGGAGCAGCAAGACATTACAGCCGATGCGATGTTCGGCACACACGCCAATTTGGAATAG
- a CDS encoding Ig-like domain-containing protein has protein sequence MKSYSGKKLTLNGRSKLFSVALMAGVLAMSPLSAELSTGKNGISLQQNSAQAAGLADISLLEDQGLRADYNSTTGVLTLDIDGEVLLNVGALNEQYYNFQLPEAFQEILALPNFQDAAQIEYEQRLLLGLIPVNSGTISGDDLDVDPSTGLITGTSFEALNLSVASTLSAELVIDLNALGEDLPVSDSGELEFFGAATSSPLVDVFVLTDEGAQASLYNLENTDLSVGTVTDQDTVVEGIKKRGSATEIRVFDGDEEIGSGTVDSDANSPYSVDIPQQQAGTVLTVQAYTSSRDPVGEALEVTVSDVTAPETPDVDGVTDRDTSVTGTGEPGTEVTVTKEDEVIGSGTVDGSGNFEVDIAEQPGGTELGVFLTDDAGLTSEAVVITVEDTTAPNAPDVDGVEEGATEVTGSGEPGAEVIVTTPDGSYTGVVDEDGNFAVEIPEQEAGTDITVVLEDEDGNTSDETVVTVEDVTAPDAPVLDQVTSKSTSVSGTAEAGSTVVIWAGSEELARGEAGSDGSFTLPIDAQDGDTVLTAIAIDDAGNESDEATTTVVKVEAEVTDRISGINRYLTAIAISQKGWDSADTVVLATSRNFPDALAGGPIAYQEDAPMLLTINNKLGTETREEIERLGAKKVIILGGTGAISANVEAELRGMDLAIDRIGGKTRYETATLISEELQSDEAVVVSGLNFPDVLSASPYAAKNGVPILLTRADRLPAETEQALEDVTSTQVIGGIGAVNEDVFDELPDPTRYGGKNRYETGNEIATRLMIETDKAYIATGLDFPDALTGSVLAAKNDSPILLVLPDRIPEATNELLPNYDDFTIFGGTGAVSDKVKGLLDKELED, from the coding sequence ATGAAGAGTTATTCTGGAAAGAAATTAACGTTGAATGGCAGGTCGAAACTATTTTCGGTGGCACTGATGGCAGGGGTGTTGGCGATGTCGCCGCTGTCGGCTGAGCTCAGTACCGGCAAAAACGGTATTTCGCTTCAACAAAACTCCGCACAAGCAGCGGGACTGGCGGACATTTCCTTGCTTGAAGACCAAGGCTTGCGGGCGGATTATAATTCGACGACCGGCGTGTTGACCTTGGACATTGATGGGGAAGTGCTGCTGAATGTCGGGGCGCTTAACGAACAATATTATAATTTCCAGCTCCCGGAAGCATTCCAGGAGATTTTAGCGCTGCCGAATTTCCAGGACGCAGCACAGATCGAGTATGAACAACGGCTCTTACTTGGCTTGATTCCTGTGAATAGCGGCACGATCAGCGGGGATGATTTGGATGTCGATCCATCCACCGGGCTCATCACGGGCACGAGTTTTGAGGCTCTCAACTTGAGCGTCGCGTCTACGTTAAGCGCTGAGCTGGTGATTGATTTGAACGCGCTGGGCGAAGACTTGCCGGTGAGCGATTCGGGTGAACTGGAGTTCTTCGGAGCTGCGACATCTTCTCCTCTGGTCGATGTGTTCGTACTGACGGATGAAGGCGCCCAAGCTTCCTTATACAACTTGGAGAACACTGATTTGTCCGTAGGCACGGTGACGGATCAGGATACAGTCGTTGAAGGAATCAAGAAGCGAGGTTCCGCGACAGAAATCCGGGTATTTGACGGCGATGAAGAAATCGGCAGCGGCACAGTCGACAGCGACGCCAATAGCCCCTACTCCGTCGACATCCCTCAGCAACAAGCGGGAACTGTGTTGACGGTCCAAGCGTATACTTCTTCTAGAGATCCTGTAGGCGAAGCGTTGGAAGTGACGGTGAGTGATGTGACAGCACCTGAAACGCCGGATGTGGACGGTGTGACCGACCGGGATACATCCGTCACGGGAACCGGTGAGCCGGGAACTGAAGTGACGGTGACCAAAGAAGATGAAGTGATCGGCAGCGGCACGGTGGACGGGTCCGGCAATTTTGAAGTGGACATTGCGGAACAGCCGGGCGGCACGGAACTCGGCGTCTTTTTGACGGATGACGCGGGGCTCACCAGTGAAGCTGTCGTCATTACCGTTGAAGATACGACCGCACCGAATGCGCCGGATGTCGATGGTGTAGAGGAAGGCGCGACAGAAGTGACAGGATCCGGTGAGCCGGGGGCAGAAGTCATCGTTACGACACCAGACGGATCGTATACAGGCGTGGTGGATGAAGACGGCAACTTCGCTGTGGAAATTCCGGAGCAAGAAGCTGGAACGGATATCACGGTGGTGCTGGAAGATGAAGATGGCAACACGAGCGACGAGACCGTCGTCACTGTGGAAGATGTGACAGCTCCGGATGCGCCGGTGCTCGATCAAGTGACCAGCAAATCGACAAGCGTCAGCGGAACGGCTGAAGCGGGAAGCACGGTCGTCATTTGGGCCGGCTCCGAAGAATTGGCGAGAGGCGAAGCCGGCAGTGACGGATCGTTCACTTTGCCGATTGACGCGCAAGATGGCGACACGGTGCTGACGGCGATTGCGATTGATGACGCGGGGAATGAAAGTGACGAAGCGACCACGACAGTCGTTAAGGTCGAAGCGGAAGTGACCGACCGGATTTCAGGAATTAATCGTTACTTGACGGCAATTGCGATTTCTCAAAAAGGCTGGGATTCAGCCGATACAGTAGTCCTGGCAACGTCACGTAACTTCCCGGATGCACTCGCTGGCGGCCCGATTGCCTATCAGGAAGATGCACCGATGCTCTTGACGATCAATAATAAATTAGGGACTGAAACGAGAGAAGAAATTGAACGCTTGGGAGCTAAGAAAGTTATCATTCTCGGAGGCACAGGAGCCATTTCTGCAAACGTTGAAGCGGAGCTAAGAGGCATGGATTTAGCGATTGACCGAATTGGAGGCAAAACGCGTTACGAAACGGCGACTTTGATTTCTGAAGAATTGCAATCCGATGAAGCGGTAGTGGTAAGCGGCTTGAACTTCCCCGATGTGTTGTCAGCTTCTCCATATGCGGCGAAAAACGGCGTACCGATTCTCTTAACACGCGCAGACCGTTTGCCCGCTGAGACGGAACAAGCGTTGGAAGACGTGACTTCTACTCAAGTTATCGGTGGAATTGGAGCAGTAAATGAAGATGTTTTCGATGAATTGCCGGATCCAACCCGTTATGGCGGCAAAAACCGCTATGAGACAGGCAATGAAATCGCTACGCGACTAATGATTGAAACCGATAAAGCCTATATTGCTACGGGGCTAGATTTCCCGGACGCGTTAACCGGTTCTGTTTTGGCAGCAAAAAATGATTCCCCGATCCTCCTGGTTCTTCCTGATAGAATCCCGGAAGCGACGAATGAACTATTGCCGAATTACGACGATTTCACGATCTTCGGCGGAACGGGCGCGGTGTCAGATAAGGTGAAAGGTTTATTGGATAAAGAATTGGAAGATTGA
- a CDS encoding mannitol-1-phosphate 5-dehydrogenase: MKQAIHFGAGNIGRGFIGALFSESGYHVSFVDVAEQVIDGLNEQGQYRVNMAQEREESVLVENVSGINNMKDEDAVIAKIMEATYLTTAIGPNILPRIAPLIARGIEARVKGNLATGPDLVPASDLDVATDMSAGSEKLYIIACENQIGATDILKGHILSHLSDEAKADLAGKVYFFNSAVDRIVPIQEGHSLDVLVEPYYEWVVETTEDIPHVSGMTIVDDLAPFIERKLFTVNTGHAVIAYYGYLAGKTTIDETLDDPKIEQEVRETLKETGAYLVKQYGLDENEHLAYIDKNIERFKNSYLNDGVTRVGRAPIRKLGPEDRLVRPAVQAQKAGLAYSHLAKAIAAALLFDYAEDEEAVKIQEMIAQGGPERVLTEVSGLEADSELAKEVVRQYGAMKK; this comes from the coding sequence ATGAAACAAGCGATCCATTTTGGAGCAGGAAATATCGGCAGAGGGTTTATCGGGGCGTTGTTCTCGGAATCCGGCTATCACGTGAGTTTCGTCGATGTGGCGGAACAAGTCATCGACGGGTTGAACGAACAAGGCCAGTACCGCGTCAACATGGCGCAGGAGAGAGAAGAGAGCGTCTTGGTGGAGAATGTGTCGGGGATTAATAATATGAAAGACGAAGACGCAGTCATTGCGAAGATCATGGAAGCGACGTATTTGACGACGGCGATCGGGCCGAACATCTTGCCGCGCATCGCGCCGTTGATCGCGCGTGGAATCGAAGCGCGCGTCAAAGGCAATTTGGCGACGGGACCGGATTTGGTGCCGGCGTCTGATTTGGATGTGGCGACGGACATGAGCGCGGGTTCGGAAAAATTATACATCATTGCCTGTGAAAACCAGATCGGCGCGACCGATATTTTGAAAGGGCATATTTTAAGCCATTTGAGCGACGAAGCGAAAGCGGATCTCGCGGGGAAAGTGTATTTCTTTAATTCGGCAGTCGACCGCATCGTACCGATCCAGGAAGGCCATTCGCTTGATGTCTTGGTCGAGCCATATTACGAATGGGTTGTCGAGACGACTGAAGACATTCCTCACGTTTCCGGCATGACGATTGTCGACGACTTGGCGCCGTTTATCGAACGCAAGCTGTTCACGGTCAATACGGGGCATGCGGTTATCGCGTATTACGGCTATCTCGCGGGCAAAACGACGATTGATGAAACTTTGGATGATCCGAAAATCGAGCAGGAAGTGCGGGAAACCTTGAAAGAGACCGGGGCGTACCTCGTGAAACAATACGGCTTGGACGAAAACGAACACCTCGCGTATATCGATAAAAACATCGAACGCTTTAAAAACAGCTATTTGAACGACGGCGTCACGCGCGTCGGCCGCGCGCCGATCCGCAAACTCGGGCCGGAAGACCGCCTCGTGCGCCCGGCCGTGCAAGCGCAAAAAGCAGGATTAGCGTATTCGCATCTCGCGAAAGCGATCGCGGCAGCGTTGTTGTTCGATTATGCAGAAGACGAAGAAGCGGTGAAAATCCAGGAAATGATCGCACAAGGCGGGCCGGAGCGCGTATTGACAGAAGTCAGCGGACTCGAAGCCGACAGCGAACTGGCGAAAGAAGTTGTGCGCCAGTATGGGGCGATGAAGAAGTAG
- a CDS encoding aldo/keto reductase, whose translation MNHVTLNNKLEMPQLGFGVWQVDSDQAAEAVTTALKTGYTSIDTAMIYKNEEGVGQALKETTVPREDLFITTKVWNSDQGYDSTLRAFDESLKRLGLDYVDLYLIHWPTPEFDNYVETYKAMEKLYKDGRVKAIGVCNFQPEHLQRLLDECDVPPVLNQIECHPYLAQNDVKEFCAQHDIFVEAWSPLDQGGEVLKDEVIQQIAEAHKKSPAQIVLRWHLQNNTIVIPKSVTPSRIEENFNVFDFELSEEDMNQINGLDKNRRKGAHPNEMNVR comes from the coding sequence GTGAATCATGTAACATTAAATAATAAACTCGAAATGCCCCAACTAGGATTCGGTGTATGGCAAGTCGACAGCGATCAAGCCGCTGAGGCCGTAACGACTGCACTGAAAACTGGTTATACATCTATTGATACAGCCATGATCTATAAAAACGAAGAAGGCGTCGGACAGGCGTTGAAAGAAACAACTGTCCCGCGTGAAGATTTGTTCATCACCACAAAAGTGTGGAACTCTGACCAAGGCTACGACAGCACTTTGCGCGCATTCGACGAAAGCCTTAAGCGCCTTGGCCTCGATTACGTGGACCTCTACCTTATCCACTGGCCGACACCTGAATTCGACAATTACGTCGAGACGTATAAAGCGATGGAAAAACTATACAAAGACGGCCGCGTCAAAGCGATCGGCGTCTGCAACTTCCAACCTGAACATCTGCAACGCTTGTTGGATGAATGCGACGTACCGCCGGTGCTAAACCAAATTGAATGCCATCCGTACTTGGCACAAAATGACGTAAAAGAATTCTGTGCGCAGCATGATATTTTCGTTGAAGCATGGAGCCCGCTTGACCAGGGGGGCGAAGTACTGAAAGACGAAGTGATTCAACAAATCGCTGAAGCACACAAAAAATCACCAGCTCAAATCGTCTTGCGCTGGCACCTGCAAAACAACACAATCGTCATCCCGAAATCTGTCACGCCGTCCCGCATTGAAGAAAACTTCAACGTCTTCGATTTCGAATTAAGCGAAGAGGACATGAACCAAATCAACGGGTTGGACAAAAACCGCCGCAAAGGCGCCCACCCGAACGAAATGAACGTCCGTTAA
- a CDS encoding cyclase family protein, with product MKIHDVTGAIFEGMAVYKDTAEKQPKFHQGTDGYVTETRLELDVHTGTHIDAPLHMLPGGETFESIPLERLVGDCKVVDLTKVTGGISRADLEGFEIDKNDFVLLKTQNSFDDHFNFEFVYLAQDGANCLAEIGVRGIGTDALGIERSQEGHPTHKTLFKNNIIIIEGLRLKDVAQGDYYMVAAPLKLIGTDASPARVLLFEGASLCIK from the coding sequence ATGAAAATACATGACGTGACGGGTGCTATTTTTGAAGGCATGGCCGTCTATAAGGACACGGCGGAAAAACAGCCAAAGTTCCATCAAGGAACCGATGGCTATGTAACAGAAACGCGGTTGGAGCTGGACGTTCATACCGGAACGCATATTGACGCGCCGTTGCATATGCTGCCGGGCGGCGAGACCTTTGAATCGATTCCGCTGGAGCGTTTGGTCGGTGATTGCAAAGTGGTCGATTTGACCAAGGTGACAGGCGGAATTTCACGCGCGGATTTGGAAGGCTTTGAAATCGATAAAAATGATTTCGTTCTGCTGAAAACACAAAATTCGTTTGACGACCATTTTAATTTTGAGTTTGTGTATTTGGCGCAGGACGGAGCGAATTGTTTGGCCGAAATCGGTGTCCGCGGCATCGGCACCGATGCGCTTGGCATTGAGAGAAGCCAGGAAGGCCATCCAACACATAAAACTTTATTCAAGAACAACATCATTATTATAGAAGGTTTGCGGTTGAAGGATGTCGCACAAGGCGACTATTATATGGTCGCGGCGCCATTGAAGTTAATCGGCACGGATGCCTCACCCGCAAGAGTCTTATTATTTGAAGGAGCGAGCTTATGTATAAAATGA
- a CDS encoding cell wall-binding repeat-containing protein — MNTSKKFGIMLLTGAAVFQAAGLASADEGNQTDRVIVTLEKGTSSQALTGENIDALNINTANEVVTVEVPEGQSMEDYIEQLGSTAGVTKVEPDHLLKTTAVPNDPYYSFQYHHGLIGSELAWTRTMGTTDVLVAVLDNGFDLDHPDLKGQIVSSYTTATSMSEDDHGTHVAGIIGAAHNNRTYGTGVAPGAGLLAIDVFEDELAYTSDVIEGIYYAADAGADIINMSLGNYYWSEPYQAAIDYAHERGTMVIASSGNDFTDDTHYPSGYENVMAVGSTDRADRFSSFSNYGADQDISAPGTGIWSTIAGGSFASMSGTSMASPVVAGIAALVKANEPDLSNEEIAQRLYDTSIDLGAAGKDPYFGHGRIDAEAALMIFDIAQPAVSDVYDSSVEITGTLDQAVEDAVITVENENGEIARTEGYAGAGKFSVAIPKQAAGSVLSLTVRDRYGNQSEALEITVKETQPEKLPGRISGIDRYQTAIAISQTGWESADTVVIATAADFPDALAGGPLAYLEDAPILLTRSAELHADTRKEIQRLGADKAIILGGSGAVSNAVKTELAGMNLATERIGGKTRYETAALIAEKMDANRAVVASGLNFPDVLSVSPYAAKNGIPILLTRSKALPKETADALENYTSSYVIGGIGAVSDDVFGRLPNPERFGGKTRYDTGYEVVTQLALGDSRAFIATGLNFPDALTGSVLAAKNDAPILLVRPDKIPPATEQQLPTYRGFSIFGGTGAVSEDVKGMLGKQQ; from the coding sequence TTGAATACATCCAAGAAATTCGGAATTATGTTGCTTACGGGAGCGGCGGTGTTTCAGGCCGCGGGATTGGCGTCAGCGGATGAAGGCAATCAGACTGATCGTGTCATCGTCACACTTGAAAAAGGAACCAGCAGCCAGGCGCTGACAGGAGAAAACATCGATGCCTTGAACATCAACACAGCGAATGAAGTCGTGACGGTCGAGGTGCCGGAAGGGCAAAGCATGGAAGATTACATAGAACAACTCGGCAGCACAGCCGGCGTCACGAAGGTCGAGCCAGACCATTTGCTCAAAACGACGGCGGTGCCGAACGATCCGTATTATTCCTTCCAGTACCATCACGGATTGATCGGGTCGGAACTGGCTTGGACGAGAACGATGGGGACGACGGATGTGTTGGTCGCCGTGCTCGATAATGGGTTTGATTTGGATCATCCCGATTTGAAAGGCCAAATCGTAAGTTCTTATACCACTGCCACGAGCATGAGCGAAGACGATCATGGCACGCATGTTGCGGGCATCATTGGCGCTGCGCATAATAACCGGACATACGGCACAGGCGTTGCACCGGGAGCCGGTTTGCTGGCCATTGATGTGTTTGAAGATGAGTTGGCTTATACTTCGGACGTGATTGAAGGCATCTATTACGCGGCAGACGCAGGAGCCGACATCATCAATATGAGCCTCGGAAATTATTATTGGAGCGAACCTTATCAGGCGGCAATTGATTATGCGCATGAACGCGGCACGATGGTGATTGCATCTTCCGGAAATGATTTTACAGACGATACGCATTATCCATCGGGTTACGAAAACGTCATGGCGGTTGGGTCGACGGACCGCGCCGATCGGTTTTCAAGTTTCTCAAATTACGGAGCCGACCAGGATATCTCAGCACCCGGCACCGGCATTTGGTCGACGATCGCCGGGGGCAGCTTCGCTTCGATGAGCGGGACTTCGATGGCGAGTCCAGTCGTGGCAGGAATTGCTGCGCTCGTGAAAGCGAACGAGCCTGATTTATCGAATGAAGAGATCGCACAGCGTCTGTATGATACTTCGATCGATCTCGGCGCAGCCGGGAAAGATCCATATTTCGGCCACGGGCGCATCGATGCAGAAGCGGCGTTGATGATTTTTGACATCGCACAGCCGGCTGTCAGCGATGTCTACGATAGCTCGGTGGAAATTACCGGCACTTTGGATCAAGCGGTGGAAGACGCCGTGATTACTGTGGAAAATGAAAATGGTGAAATCGCGCGTACAGAAGGCTATGCGGGAGCGGGCAAGTTCAGCGTGGCCATTCCGAAGCAAGCAGCCGGCAGCGTATTGTCCTTGACGGTTCGCGATCGCTACGGCAATCAAAGCGAAGCGCTGGAAATCACCGTGAAAGAAACACAACCTGAGAAACTCCCAGGGCGCATTTCCGGAATCGACCGCTACCAGACCGCAATCGCGATTTCACAAACCGGCTGGGAGTCGGCTGATACAGTGGTCATCGCCACTGCCGCTGATTTTCCGGACGCTTTGGCCGGAGGGCCGCTTGCTTATCTAGAAGATGCGCCAATTTTATTGACCCGTTCCGCTGAACTTCATGCCGACACACGCAAAGAAATCCAACGTCTGGGCGCCGACAAGGCGATTATTCTAGGCGGCAGCGGGGCTGTGTCGAATGCGGTCAAAACGGAACTGGCTGGAATGAACCTTGCGACCGAACGCATCGGCGGCAAAACACGCTACGAGACAGCGGCTTTGATTGCAGAGAAAATGGACGCTAACCGTGCCGTCGTTGCAAGCGGCTTGAACTTCCCGGACGTCTTGTCGGTGTCGCCATATGCCGCGAAAAACGGCATCCCGATCCTGTTAACGCGCAGCAAGGCGTTGCCGAAAGAAACGGCGGATGCTCTTGAAAACTACACCTCCAGCTATGTCATCGGCGGAATCGGTGCGGTGAGTGACGACGTATTCGGCCGCTTGCCGAATCCGGAACGCTTCGGCGGCAAAACGCGCTATGACACAGGCTACGAAGTGGTAACACAGCTTGCACTCGGCGATAGCCGTGCATTTATCGCCACGGGCTTGAACTTCCCGGATGCCTTGACGGGATCGGTTTTAGCAGCGAAAAACGACGCGCCGATTCTACTCGTGCGCCCTGATAAAATCCCGCCTGCGACCGAACAACAGCTGCCGACATATCGCGGCTTCTCGATATTCGGAGGAACGGGCGCGGTTTCGGAAGACGTAAAAGGAATGCTTGGGAAGCAGCAGTAG
- a CDS encoding winged helix-turn-helix transcriptional regulator, whose product MPNLGEKTFNCEKELTLSIIGGKWKMLVLWHLGKSGTKRFGELKKLMPGITQRMLVNQLRELEDHLIVHREVYPVVPPKVEYSLTEQGESLMPILDSMYDWGKGYMERNLKE is encoded by the coding sequence ATGCCCAATTTGGGAGAGAAGACATTTAATTGCGAAAAAGAATTGACCCTTTCCATCATCGGCGGAAAGTGGAAGATGCTCGTGTTGTGGCATTTAGGGAAATCCGGCACGAAGCGCTTCGGCGAGTTGAAAAAACTCATGCCGGGCATCACCCAGCGTATGTTGGTCAACCAACTGCGTGAACTTGAAGATCACTTGATCGTCCACCGCGAAGTGTATCCGGTGGTGCCGCCAAAAGTGGAGTATTCGCTGACGGAGCAAGGCGAGAGCTTGATGCCGATTCTCGACTCGATGTATGACTGGGGCAAGGGGTATATGGAGCGGAATTTGAAAGAGTAG